In the genome of Halapricum salinum, one region contains:
- a CDS encoding ABC transporter ATP-binding protein — MTAPSPAISTRDLTKRYGGTTAVDGLTFEVPSGVVYGFLGPNGAGKTTTMRMLTGLVEPTDGDGFVAGTHCTERRHLVDHIGLLPEEPPLYGELTAREQLQFAADLRDLSWESVEERALGLADSLGLVPDLDRRVDGFSKGMKQKTAFIQTVQHDPDVVFLDEPTSGLDPRAARTLRELIVDLAAADTTVFLSTHILPVVEEIADQVGVLYDGRLVSEGSPADLTAGVGGDGEADLEDAFLELTDEPAAAWG, encoded by the coding sequence ATGACAGCGCCCTCCCCTGCGATCTCGACGCGCGACCTGACGAAACGCTACGGTGGAACCACTGCCGTCGACGGCCTGACATTCGAGGTACCCAGTGGCGTGGTCTACGGCTTTCTGGGACCGAACGGGGCCGGCAAGACCACGACCATGCGAATGCTCACTGGGCTGGTCGAACCCACCGACGGCGACGGCTTCGTCGCCGGAACACACTGCACCGAGCGCCGACACCTCGTCGATCACATCGGCCTCCTCCCGGAAGAGCCGCCGCTGTACGGCGAACTCACCGCGCGTGAGCAACTCCAGTTCGCCGCCGACCTCCGTGATCTCTCCTGGGAGTCCGTCGAAGAGCGTGCACTCGGTCTCGCGGATTCGCTCGGCCTCGTTCCGGACCTCGACCGGCGGGTCGACGGCTTCTCGAAGGGGATGAAACAGAAGACGGCGTTCATCCAAACTGTCCAGCACGACCCGGACGTGGTCTTTCTGGACGAACCCACGTCGGGACTCGACCCCCGCGCTGCCCGCACTCTCCGGGAGTTGATCGTCGATCTGGCCGCCGCGGACACGACGGTCTTTCTGTCGACGCACATCCTGCCCGTCGTCGAGGAGATCGCCGATCAGGTGGGCGTGCTCTACGACGGCCGGCTCGTCTCGGAGGGCTCGCCCGCCGATCTCACAGCCGGGGTCGGCGGCGACGGCGAGGCCGATCTGGAAGACGCGTTCCTCGAACTGACCGACGAACCCGCGGCCGCCTGGGGGTGA
- a CDS encoding type II toxin-antitoxin system VapC family toxin, whose translation MSLVVDTGVLYAQHDSDASRHESAQTAMEAVARGAYGRPSITDHIYDETVTLTHARTGRHSDAQLVGEQLRERDLFRLLVTDRASFEAAVDVFERYDDHGLSFTDATTIALVEERDIDHVLSFDDDFDGIVDRIDPREV comes from the coding sequence ATGAGTCTCGTCGTCGACACGGGAGTGCTCTATGCACAGCACGACAGCGACGCCTCCCGCCACGAGAGTGCGCAGACGGCGATGGAAGCAGTCGCCCGGGGCGCGTACGGCCGCCCGTCGATCACGGATCACATCTACGACGAGACGGTGACGCTCACGCACGCTCGAACTGGTCGGCACAGTGACGCACAACTCGTTGGCGAACAGCTACGCGAACGGGATCTCTTTCGGCTGCTCGTCACCGATCGAGCGTCGTTCGAGGCGGCCGTCGACGTCTTCGAACGCTACGACGATCACGGGCTGAGTTTCACCGACGCGACGACGATCGCACTGGTCGAGGAGCGCGATATCGACCACGTGCTCTCGTTCGACGACGACTTCGACGGGATCGTCGACCGGATCGATCCGCGAGAAGTGTGA
- the folP gene encoding dihydropteroate synthase, with translation MNFHEAANFCLELRRFPPRRGIDATRALLSELDDPHADLSAVQIAGSNGKGSTARMLESTLREAGLSVGLYTSPHLDDVRERVRVDGRKIPKADLVEFVEAVRPSVTDRAADGDAPTFFETLTVLALWHFAREDVDVAILEVGIGGKFDATSVVDPVASAVTSVTLEHTDILGDTIEEIATDKAHVAPADAPLVTGATGGAREAIRDVAGDVLTVDESDADVEFAYDGIVETGGRVELTGADFAVETRLPLPGSHQARNAGVAAALARQVADIDESTLARGLRNAHWPGRFEVMNREPLTVLDGAHNPGGCEQVAETLGEFDYDDLHLVVGAMVDKDHHGIAAALPDPDHVVACQADVDRAEDESVVATAFEGEYPDATVETRSDVAGALEIALDAAESGDAVLVSGSLYTVREARTRWTRNMIPKRITDLEDSRDVISGAHVTDAGVWRMRGKGVHRVVKTRVQPRQAQYLKEELLSLGGECAVSALNNQDEEPLDVVMMGTLAQFKRLADKLDGQPYGLSPLADELREHLGIQVEPTSRDYPWEDGTAIMGILNVTPDSFHDGGEYDATEAAVARAEELVEHGADILDIGGESTRPGADPVPVAEEIDRVVPVIERLADLDITISIDTRKAAVAEAALEAGADILNDVSGLEDPEMRHLAVEYDAPVVVMHSIDTPVDPDHEIDYDDVVEDVLDQLTERVLLAEKAGLDRSQILVDPGLGFGKSPAEDFEMLGRIEEFQALGCPVLVGHSHKSLFGHVGLDADERTEATVAGTALAAERGADVVRVHDVKANVAARDVVAAADDPDAFDGA, from the coding sequence ATGAACTTTCACGAGGCGGCGAACTTCTGTCTGGAGTTGCGTCGGTTCCCGCCCCGGCGCGGGATCGACGCCACGCGTGCGCTGCTGTCGGAACTCGACGATCCTCACGCGGACCTTTCGGCCGTGCAGATTGCCGGCTCCAACGGGAAAGGATCGACCGCCCGGATGCTCGAGTCAACACTCAGAGAGGCGGGGCTGTCGGTCGGACTCTATACCTCTCCACACCTCGACGACGTTCGGGAACGCGTCCGGGTCGACGGTCGCAAGATCCCCAAAGCCGACCTCGTCGAGTTCGTCGAGGCGGTCCGTCCCTCCGTCACCGATCGGGCCGCCGACGGCGACGCGCCCACGTTCTTCGAGACGCTCACCGTGCTCGCGCTCTGGCACTTCGCCCGCGAAGACGTCGACGTCGCGATTCTGGAAGTCGGCATCGGCGGGAAGTTCGACGCCACCAGCGTCGTCGACCCCGTCGCCAGTGCCGTCACCAGCGTCACGCTCGAACACACCGACATCCTCGGGGACACGATCGAGGAGATCGCCACCGACAAGGCCCACGTCGCACCCGCCGACGCGCCCCTGGTGACCGGCGCCACCGGCGGCGCTCGCGAGGCCATTCGAGACGTCGCTGGCGACGTCCTCACCGTCGACGAATCTGACGCTGACGTTGAATTTGCCTACGACGGAATCGTCGAGACGGGCGGCCGCGTCGAACTCACAGGTGCGGACTTCGCAGTCGAGACGCGCCTGCCGCTGCCCGGATCGCATCAGGCCCGCAATGCCGGCGTCGCGGCAGCGCTCGCCCGGCAAGTGGCCGACATCGACGAATCGACGCTCGCCCGCGGCCTGCGGAACGCCCACTGGCCGGGACGCTTCGAGGTGATGAATCGAGAGCCCCTGACCGTCCTCGACGGGGCGCACAATCCCGGCGGCTGCGAGCAGGTCGCCGAGACTCTGGGTGAGTTCGACTACGACGATCTCCACCTCGTCGTCGGCGCGATGGTCGACAAGGATCATCACGGCATCGCTGCCGCACTCCCCGACCCCGATCACGTCGTCGCCTGCCAGGCCGACGTCGACCGCGCAGAAGACGAGTCGGTCGTTGCTACTGCCTTCGAAGGCGAGTATCCCGACGCCACGGTCGAGACGCGCTCGGACGTGGCTGGGGCACTCGAGATCGCGCTGGACGCCGCCGAGTCGGGTGACGCAGTCCTCGTGTCGGGCTCGCTCTACACCGTCCGAGAGGCACGGACCCGCTGGACCCGTAACATGATCCCCAAACGAATCACGGATCTCGAGGACTCTCGCGATGTTATCTCGGGGGCACACGTCACGGACGCGGGCGTCTGGCGGATGCGCGGCAAGGGCGTCCACCGCGTCGTCAAGACGCGCGTCCAGCCCCGACAGGCCCAGTATCTCAAGGAGGAACTGCTGTCGCTGGGCGGGGAGTGTGCGGTCTCGGCGCTGAACAACCAGGACGAAGAACCGCTGGACGTCGTGATGATGGGGACGCTCGCGCAGTTCAAGCGCCTCGCCGACAAACTGGACGGCCAGCCCTACGGCCTCTCGCCGCTGGCCGACGAGCTGCGCGAGCACCTCGGTATCCAGGTTGAGCCCACGAGTCGAGACTACCCCTGGGAGGACGGCACGGCGATCATGGGCATCCTCAACGTCACGCCCGACTCGTTCCACGACGGCGGCGAGTACGACGCCACCGAGGCGGCGGTCGCCCGGGCCGAGGAACTGGTCGAACACGGCGCGGACATCCTCGATATCGGCGGCGAGTCGACCCGTCCCGGGGCCGATCCCGTCCCCGTCGCCGAGGAGATCGACCGCGTCGTCCCGGTGATCGAACGCCTCGCGGATCTCGATATCACGATCTCGATCGACACCCGGAAAGCCGCCGTCGCCGAGGCCGCCCTCGAAGCCGGCGCGGACATCCTGAACGACGTCTCGGGACTGGAAGACCCCGAGATGCGCCACCTCGCCGTCGAGTACGACGCACCCGTCGTCGTGATGCACAGCATCGACACGCCTGTGGACCCCGACCACGAGATCGACTACGACGACGTCGTCGAGGACGTCCTCGACCAGTTGACCGAGCGCGTTCTCCTGGCCGAAAAAGCGGGACTCGATCGCAGCCAGATCCTCGTCGATCCGGGGCTCGGCTTCGGGAAATCTCCCGCCGAGGACTTCGAGATGCTGGGTCGGATCGAGGAGTTTCAGGCGCTGGGCTGTCCCGTGCTGGTCGGCCACTCCCACAAGTCGCTGTTCGGCCACGTCGGCCTGGACGCCGACGAGCGGACCGAGGCCACGGTCGCGGGGACGGCTCTGGCGGCCGAACGCGGCGCGGACGTGGTCCGTGTCCACGACGTGAAGGCCAACGTCGCCGCCCGGGACGTCGTCGCCGCCGCCGACGATCCCGACGCCTTCGACGGGGCGTGA
- a CDS encoding sensor histidine kinase, protein MFLLDSEDRLSYVTDSLAGWLAAGRNELTGAPLTELVVERDRRRVETALAAVRDGGPRASRECVCRLATDDGPRQVAVEFVSLSDQFADVLGTVRSGGDQRAQAELATARDRFGSLFDLIPDAVVEIEFVDVGPVVRSVNRAFEDVFGYDAATVVDEPLNDFVVPPGQDGEADEFDQRTAEGKVNYAVVVRQTAEGRREFLYRGIPYDRGEAGQYAFAIYSDITEQQRARERLQVLQRVMRHNMRNELTVLQGTAATIRDHSDDPVVRKAAGHALSSAESLATLSRKAQTAANVLDEPRDGAVVDAATQARAVADRYRSRRPAGTIETDLPESLPVTVGPPLARALDNLVENALTHAGDEPTILVSGERRPDSNHPATEATISVVDDGDGIPATERATIFEDEDPTKLEHGSGLGLWLVKWIVESAGGRLDYDRRDGMTVVTMWLPAATDRTAVPADD, encoded by the coding sequence ATGTTTCTGCTCGACAGCGAGGACCGACTCTCGTACGTGACCGACTCTCTGGCTGGGTGGCTGGCTGCCGGCCGGAACGAACTCACTGGGGCGCCACTCACCGAACTCGTGGTAGAGCGGGATCGCCGGCGGGTCGAGACCGCACTCGCGGCGGTCCGTGACGGTGGGCCGCGAGCGAGCAGGGAGTGTGTCTGCCGGCTGGCGACCGACGACGGCCCCCGACAGGTCGCCGTCGAGTTCGTCTCGCTGTCCGACCAGTTCGCCGATGTGCTGGGCACAGTCAGGAGCGGTGGCGACCAGCGGGCCCAGGCCGAACTGGCGACCGCCCGGGATCGGTTCGGCTCGCTGTTCGATCTGATCCCCGACGCCGTCGTCGAGATCGAGTTCGTCGACGTCGGGCCGGTCGTGCGCTCGGTCAACCGGGCGTTCGAGGACGTCTTCGGGTACGACGCCGCTACCGTCGTCGACGAGCCGCTCAACGACTTCGTCGTCCCGCCGGGCCAGGACGGCGAAGCCGACGAGTTCGACCAGCGGACGGCCGAGGGGAAGGTCAACTACGCGGTCGTGGTCCGACAGACCGCAGAGGGCCGCCGGGAGTTCCTCTATCGCGGCATCCCCTACGACCGCGGCGAGGCGGGTCAGTACGCCTTTGCAATCTATAGCGACATCACCGAACAGCAGCGTGCCCGCGAGCGGTTGCAGGTCCTCCAGCGCGTCATGCGGCACAACATGCGCAACGAACTCACCGTCCTCCAGGGGACTGCGGCGACGATCCGCGACCACAGCGACGACCCGGTGGTGCGGAAGGCGGCGGGGCACGCACTCAGTAGCGCCGAGTCGCTGGCGACGCTCAGCCGGAAGGCCCAGACCGCGGCGAACGTCCTCGACGAACCCCGGGACGGGGCTGTCGTCGACGCCGCCACCCAGGCACGGGCAGTCGCTGATCGGTACCGTTCCCGGCGGCCTGCCGGGACGATCGAGACCGACCTCCCGGAGTCGCTTCCGGTCACCGTGGGGCCACCGCTGGCCCGCGCGCTTGACAACCTCGTCGAGAACGCCTTGACCCACGCCGGCGACGAGCCGACGATCCTGGTCAGCGGCGAACGACGGCCCGACTCGAACCACCCGGCAACGGAGGCGACGATATCGGTTGTCGACGACGGCGACGGGATACCGGCCACCGAACGAGCCACGATCTTCGAGGACGAGGATCCGACGAAGCTCGAGCACGGTTCCGGCCTCGGCCTGTGGCTGGTGAAGTGGATCGTCGAGTCGGCGGGCGGTCGCCTCGACTACGACCGGCGTGACGGCATGACTGTCGTCACGATGTGGCTCCCGGCCGCGACCGACCGGACGGCTGTCCCAGCGGACGACTGA
- a CDS encoding metal ABC transporter substrate-binding protein: MTRRDAIRAGCGAAIAGLAGCGALPSAPARGDDSGGDGPVAVASFFSFFDFGREIADGTPLTVENLVPTGLHGHGWEPNASITQRIIDADAFVHVGADFQPWADRAIDVLEADDVDTALINAREGVELVDLAASLDPDEEGVGSQRGKDPHFWLDPRRAKQSVDNIADGFADLLPEHADAFRDNAATYKREVLDRIDADYQDIFDRADRDIVQLAAHNAFQYIGVRYGVRMRPLVTNLAASGDVKPADIREATEVIRENDIRYIANGVFESQTPAQQLVRETQVEAYFPVTPYAGVREEWVEQNWGYEEIADNINMPTFEIVLGNETPAEAAPWDGWVEQWENFEPI; this comes from the coding sequence ATGACGCGACGGGACGCGATTCGCGCAGGCTGTGGGGCGGCGATTGCGGGGCTGGCCGGCTGCGGTGCGCTCCCGAGTGCACCGGCGCGAGGCGACGATTCTGGGGGGGACGGACCGGTCGCGGTCGCGTCGTTCTTCAGTTTCTTCGACTTCGGCCGCGAGATTGCCGATGGAACGCCGCTGACGGTCGAGAATCTGGTTCCAACGGGACTCCACGGCCACGGCTGGGAACCGAACGCGAGTATCACGCAGCGGATCATCGACGCAGACGCGTTCGTCCACGTCGGCGCGGACTTCCAGCCCTGGGCCGACCGCGCGATCGACGTCCTCGAAGCCGACGACGTCGACACGGCGCTGATCAACGCCCGAGAGGGGGTCGAACTGGTGGACCTCGCTGCCTCGCTCGACCCCGACGAGGAGGGTGTCGGCTCCCAGCGCGGGAAGGACCCGCACTTCTGGCTCGACCCCCGGCGTGCAAAGCAGTCCGTCGACAACATCGCCGACGGCTTTGCTGACCTTCTCCCCGAGCACGCCGACGCCTTCCGCGACAACGCCGCGACGTACAAGCGTGAGGTGCTCGACCGGATCGACGCCGATTACCAGGACATCTTCGACCGCGCCGATCGGGACATCGTCCAGCTGGCCGCCCACAACGCCTTCCAGTACATCGGCGTCCGCTACGGCGTGCGGATGCGACCGCTGGTCACCAATCTGGCGGCGAGCGGCGACGTCAAGCCCGCCGACATCCGCGAGGCGACCGAAGTCATCCGCGAGAACGACATCCGCTACATCGCCAACGGCGTCTTCGAGTCCCAGACGCCGGCCCAGCAACTCGTCCGCGAGACACAGGTCGAGGCGTACTTCCCCGTGACGCCGTACGCCGGCGTTCGTGAGGAATGGGTCGAACAGAACTGGGGCTACGAGGAGATCGCCGACAACATCAATATGCCCACCTTCGAGATCGTCCTCGGCAACGAGACGCCCGCCGAGGCCGCACCCTGGGACGGCTGGGTCGAGCAGTGGGAGAACTTCGAACCGATATGA
- a CDS encoding metal ABC transporter ATP-binding protein, protein MSTTDSDSTADGTARQAASDADSGTEVTGPVVDLQDVTFGYTATPVIEDVSLTIDSGEYVAMVGPNGSGKSTLMQLLLGLLEPDTGSAQLFGERASRFDDGERIGYVAQHASAAKEMPITVREVVKMGRFAHLDLGRVGGGDPILDALREKPLATAREILNTVFGRLSAADWNAVDDALETVGMSAFVDRRITQLSGGQRQRAFIARALASEADLLVLDEPTVGVDAESVDAFYDLLASLNAQGITVLLIEHDLGAVVEHADRVVCLNREIYFDGPTEEFVESDALARAFGTEARFLSGVGE, encoded by the coding sequence ATGAGCACGACTGACTCCGACTCCACGGCGGACGGGACCGCACGGCAGGCCGCCAGCGACGCCGATTCGGGCACGGAGGTAACCGGCCCCGTCGTCGACCTCCAGGACGTGACCTTCGGCTACACGGCGACGCCCGTCATCGAGGACGTCTCGCTGACGATCGACTCGGGCGAGTACGTGGCAATGGTCGGGCCGAACGGCTCGGGCAAGTCCACGCTGATGCAGCTCCTCCTGGGACTGCTCGAACCCGACACTGGATCGGCCCAGCTGTTCGGTGAGCGCGCCAGCCGCTTCGACGACGGCGAGCGGATCGGCTACGTCGCCCAGCACGCAAGCGCCGCCAAGGAGATGCCCATTACCGTCCGCGAAGTCGTGAAGATGGGCCGGTTCGCCCACCTCGATCTGGGCCGGGTCGGTGGTGGCGACCCGATCCTCGACGCGCTGCGCGAGAAACCGCTCGCGACCGCGCGAGAGATCCTGAACACCGTCTTCGGCCGACTATCCGCCGCTGATTGGAACGCCGTCGACGACGCCCTGGAGACGGTCGGGATGAGCGCGTTCGTCGACCGCCGGATCACGCAGCTCTCGGGCGGCCAGCGCCAGCGAGCCTTCATCGCGCGAGCGCTCGCGAGCGAAGCCGACCTGCTCGTGCTCGACGAGCCGACAGTCGGGGTCGACGCCGAGTCGGTCGACGCCTTCTACGACCTGCTGGCGTCGCTCAACGCCCAGGGGATCACCGTCCTCCTCATCGAACACGACCTCGGCGCGGTCGTCGAACACGCCGACCGCGTCGTCTGTCTGAATCGCGAGATCTACTTCGACGGCCCCACGGAGGAATTCGTCGAGAGCGACGCGCTCGCCCGCGCGTTCGGCACAGAGGCGCGCTTCCTCTCGGGGGTGGGCGAATGA
- a CDS encoding WD40/YVTN/BNR-like repeat-containing protein → MPTVYAALEDRLLAASGDDGSWRTVVRLEGRDLECVAVSPADPDQVFVGAFASGLWRSTNAGRDFDRAWLADAPGAVTAAAVSPHDPAVVWTGTEPSKVYRSPDAGDSWDLRPGLASLPSAGEWSFPPRPETHHVRWIEPDPHTRERLYVGIEAGALVWTDDGGATWRDRPEDAPHDPHELATDPDEPGRVYAAAGDGYAESTDAGDSWTFPQTGLDHRYVWSLAVDPTDPEHVLISAATSAHRAHNPDGQNFVYRRVDGHWERSMDGLPGPDGIARPVLDVGPDGAFYALTNHGLFRSPTGDGWHRLPVDWLPEYREQVPQGLAVV, encoded by the coding sequence ATGCCGACGGTCTACGCGGCGCTGGAGGATCGACTGCTGGCCGCCAGCGGGGACGACGGCTCCTGGCGGACGGTCGTCCGCCTCGAAGGCCGTGATCTCGAATGCGTCGCCGTCTCACCGGCAGACCCCGACCAGGTGTTCGTCGGTGCGTTCGCCTCGGGACTGTGGCGGAGTACGAACGCCGGGCGGGACTTCGATCGCGCCTGGCTCGCGGACGCCCCGGGAGCCGTGACGGCCGCTGCCGTCTCGCCACACGATCCAGCCGTCGTCTGGACCGGTACCGAACCGAGCAAGGTCTATCGATCGCCTGACGCGGGCGATTCCTGGGACCTCCGTCCCGGACTGGCCTCGCTGCCCTCCGCCGGGGAGTGGTCGTTTCCGCCACGGCCCGAGACCCATCACGTCCGCTGGATCGAACCCGATCCTCACACTCGGGAGCGCCTCTACGTCGGGATCGAGGCCGGCGCGCTCGTCTGGACCGACGACGGCGGTGCGACCTGGCGGGATCGGCCCGAGGACGCCCCACACGATCCCCATGAGCTCGCGACCGATCCCGACGAGCCGGGTCGTGTCTACGCCGCTGCCGGCGACGGCTACGCCGAATCCACTGATGCGGGCGATTCCTGGACCTTCCCACAGACCGGGCTGGACCACCGCTACGTCTGGAGTCTCGCAGTCGACCCTACCGATCCCGAGCACGTCCTGATTTCGGCGGCGACGAGTGCCCACCGCGCGCACAACCCTGACGGCCAGAACTTCGTCTATCGGCGTGTCGACGGCCACTGGGAGCGGTCGATGGACGGCCTGCCCGGTCCCGACGGGATTGCCCGCCCCGTGCTCGACGTCGGTCCGGACGGGGCGTTCTACGCGCTGACCAACCACGGCCTCTTTCGGTCGCCGACTGGCGACGGTTGGCACCGTCTCCCCGTGGACTGGCTGCCCGAATATCGCGAGCAGGTCCCGCAGGGACTGGCTGTCGTCTAG
- a CDS encoding metal ABC transporter permease has translation MSADAVAALLTGGPEVADLSLVLPLQFGLGVVGEVVFGVLLWVLDQWYWLLDWVYYFTGVEMLNPDYRYMQRALLVGLCIGVMAPLIGTFLVHRQLALIGDALAHTAFAGVAIGLFLNSVIDLGVSPYLTAVVVAMIAALFIELISEVTDAYNDVSMAIVLSTGFALGTTLISLNAGGLAVGVNQYLFGNLATVSPQSAAILLVLFALIVVTVVFTRNQLLFVTFDETAAAVSGISVNWYNRVVVMLTAMVVVGAMQIMGVILVAAMLVVPVAGATQVSRSFSESLVLSVVLAELAVLLGIGVAYYTGVTAGGIIVLVAVGIYVCTVVLGKIQSALGEQTTPDMGSIDAESTEVGAGVESD, from the coding sequence ATGAGCGCCGACGCCGTCGCCGCACTGCTGACGGGTGGCCCCGAAGTCGCCGACCTGTCTCTGGTACTCCCGCTCCAGTTCGGACTGGGTGTCGTCGGCGAGGTCGTCTTCGGCGTCCTCCTGTGGGTCCTCGACCAGTGGTACTGGCTGCTGGACTGGGTGTACTACTTCACGGGCGTGGAGATGCTGAACCCGGACTACCGGTACATGCAACGGGCGCTTCTGGTCGGCCTGTGTATCGGCGTGATGGCGCCGCTCATCGGGACCTTCCTCGTCCACCGCCAGCTCGCACTGATCGGCGACGCGCTGGCCCACACTGCCTTCGCCGGCGTGGCCATCGGACTCTTCCTGAACAGCGTCATCGACCTGGGGGTATCGCCCTACCTCACTGCCGTCGTCGTCGCGATGATCGCGGCGTTGTTCATCGAGTTGATCTCGGAGGTCACCGACGCCTACAACGACGTCTCGATGGCGATCGTCCTCTCGACGGGATTCGCGCTGGGGACGACGCTCATCAGCCTCAACGCTGGCGGACTCGCCGTCGGCGTCAATCAGTACCTCTTCGGCAACCTCGCCACGGTGTCGCCCCAGAGTGCGGCCATCCTGCTGGTACTGTTCGCCCTGATCGTCGTGACGGTGGTCTTCACCCGGAACCAGCTCCTGTTCGTCACCTTCGACGAGACGGCCGCCGCCGTCTCCGGGATCTCGGTCAACTGGTACAACCGGGTCGTGGTGATGTTGACGGCGATGGTCGTCGTCGGCGCGATGCAGATCATGGGGGTCATCCTCGTCGCCGCGATGCTCGTGGTCCCGGTCGCGGGCGCGACGCAGGTCTCCCGGAGCTTTTCGGAGTCGCTCGTCCTCTCGGTCGTGCTCGCGGAACTGGCCGTCCTGCTGGGGATCGGCGTCGCCTACTACACCGGCGTCACGGCCGGCGGTATCATCGTCCTCGTCGCCGTCGGGATCTACGTCTGTACGGTCGTCTTGGGCAAGATCCAGTCGGCGCTCGGCGAGCAGACCACGCCCGACATGGGGAGCATCGACGCCGAGAGTACAGAGGTCGGCGCTGGCGTCGAGAGCGACTGA
- a CDS encoding LURP-one-related/scramblase family protein has translation MSQETDYSISGIELTDDRYTVEQSLIRNKYRAEDADGNLVIRGKQKMFKLKEEFPFVDSDGEEVFKVKAGGIIDVAGDYVLSDAQTGEELVILDNDYSIFQDTWKIRDARDERKIAEINSRGAAVTLARNLVPIVGPLIPHKYEISDLDGDHVGNIEGQLSLKDRYDVVIDDTSDVPKEPIVAAAMVIDAIQNH, from the coding sequence ATGAGTCAAGAAACTGACTACAGTATCTCGGGGATAGAGCTCACGGACGATCGCTACACCGTCGAGCAGTCGCTGATCCGCAACAAGTACCGCGCCGAAGACGCCGACGGGAACCTCGTCATCCGCGGCAAACAGAAGATGTTCAAGCTGAAAGAGGAGTTCCCGTTCGTCGACAGCGACGGCGAGGAAGTCTTCAAAGTGAAAGCGGGCGGGATCATCGACGTCGCCGGCGACTACGTCCTCAGCGACGCCCAGACTGGCGAGGAGCTCGTCATCCTCGACAACGACTACTCGATCTTCCAGGACACCTGGAAGATCCGCGACGCTCGCGACGAGCGCAAGATCGCCGAGATCAACTCCCGTGGTGCGGCCGTCACGCTCGCGCGGAATCTCGTCCCGATCGTCGGGCCGCTGATCCCCCACAAGTACGAGATCAGTGACCTCGACGGCGATCACGTCGGGAACATCGAGGGGCAGCTCTCGCTGAAAGACCGCTACGACGTCGTGATCGACGACACCAGCGACGTGCCGAAAGAGCCGATCGTCGCCGCCGCGATGGTCATCGACGCGATCCAGAATCACTGA